From Pyxicephalus adspersus chromosome 7, UCB_Pads_2.0, whole genome shotgun sequence, a single genomic window includes:
- the PCBP3 gene encoding poly(rC)-binding protein 3 isoform X2, translating to MESKVSEGGLNVTMTIRLLMHGKEVGSIIGKKGETVKKMREESGARINISEGNCPERIVTITGPTDAIFKAFAMIAYKFEEDIINSMSNSTATSKPPVTLRLVVPASQCGSLIGKGGSKIKEIRESTGAQVQVAGDMLPNSTERAVTISGTPDAIIQCVKQICVVMLESPPKGATIPYRPKPASAPVIFAGGQVRADPLGASTANLSLLLQHQPLPAYSIQGQYAIPHPDLTKLHQLAMQQTPFTPLGQTTPAFPGEKLPLHSSEEAQNLMGQSTGMDASPQASTHELTIPNDLIGCIIGRQGTKINEIRQMSGAQIKIASAMEGSAERQITITGSPANISLAQYLINARLTSEVTGMGTL from the exons ATGGAATCCAAAGTATCAGAAGGGGGTTTAAACGTGACGATGACAATTCGTCTACTAATGCATGGAAAG gaaGTCGGAAGCATTATTGGAAAG AAAGGAGAAACTGTGAAGAAAATGAGGGAAGAG agtgGGGCTCGAATTAACATTTCAGAAGGGAACTGTCCCGAAAGGATTGTTACAATAACTGGACCAACGGATGCTATATTCAAGGCCTTTGCAATGATTGCTTATAAATTTGAAGAG GATATCATAAATTCAATGAGTAACAGCACTGCAACCAGCAAACCTCCAGTCACTTTAAGGCTTGTGGTACCAGCAAGTCAATGTGGCTCCTTGATTGGAAAAGGTGGCTCAAAGATCAAGGAGATCAGAGAG TCTACAGGTGCTCAAGTGCAGGTAGCAGGAGATATGCTGCCTAACTCCACGGAAAGGGCAGTAACCATTTCAGGCACCCCTGATGCCATCATCCAGTGTGTGAAGCAGATATGTGTGGTGATGCTGGAG TCCCCACCAAAAGGTGCCACAATCCCTTACCGTCCAAAACCCGCCTCCGCCCCTGTCATTTTTGCAGGTGGTCAGGTAAGAGCGGACCCACTGGGTGCCTCCACTGCCAACCTCAGCCTATTGCTGCAGCACCAGCCTCTGCCC GCCTATTCCATCCAAGGACAGTACGCAATCCCTCACCCTGAT TTGACCAAGCTCCACCAGTTGGCCATGCAGCAAACCCCCTTTACTCCCCTCGGACAGACCACCCCTGCTTTCCCTG GAGAAAAGCTGCCCTTACATTCCTCTGAAGAAGCTCAAAACTTGATGGGACAGTCCACAG GTATGGATGCCAGTCCCCAGGCAAGTACTCATGAACTCACCATACCAAATGAT CTAATAGGTTGCATCATCGGACGCCAAGGGACCAAAATCAATGAGATTCGACAGATGTCTGGAGCACAAATCAAAATTGCAAGCGCCATGGAGGGGTCAGCAGAGCGCCAGATAACAATCACTGGAAGCCCAGCTAACATCAGCCTCGCTCAGTACCTCATTAACGCTAG GCTGACGTCTGAGGTTACTGGGATGGGCACTCTGTAA
- the PCBP3 gene encoding poly(rC)-binding protein 3 isoform X9, which yields MESKVSEGGLNVTMTIRLLMHGKEVGSIIGKKGETVKKMREESGARINISEGNCPERIVTITGPTDAIFKAFAMIAYKFEEDIINSMSNSTATSKPPVTLRLVVPASQCGSLIGKGGSKIKEIRESTGAQVQVAGDMLPNSTERAVTISGTPDAIIQCVKQICVVMLESPPKGATIPYRPKPASAPVIFAGGQAYSIQGQYAIPHPDLTKLHQLAMQQTPFTPLGQTTPAFPGMDASPQASTHELTIPNDLIGCIIGRQGTKINEIRQMSGAQIKIASAMEGSAERQITITGSPANISLAQYLINARLTSEVTGMGTL from the exons ATGGAATCCAAAGTATCAGAAGGGGGTTTAAACGTGACGATGACAATTCGTCTACTAATGCATGGAAAG gaaGTCGGAAGCATTATTGGAAAG AAAGGAGAAACTGTGAAGAAAATGAGGGAAGAG agtgGGGCTCGAATTAACATTTCAGAAGGGAACTGTCCCGAAAGGATTGTTACAATAACTGGACCAACGGATGCTATATTCAAGGCCTTTGCAATGATTGCTTATAAATTTGAAGAG GATATCATAAATTCAATGAGTAACAGCACTGCAACCAGCAAACCTCCAGTCACTTTAAGGCTTGTGGTACCAGCAAGTCAATGTGGCTCCTTGATTGGAAAAGGTGGCTCAAAGATCAAGGAGATCAGAGAG TCTACAGGTGCTCAAGTGCAGGTAGCAGGAGATATGCTGCCTAACTCCACGGAAAGGGCAGTAACCATTTCAGGCACCCCTGATGCCATCATCCAGTGTGTGAAGCAGATATGTGTGGTGATGCTGGAG TCCCCACCAAAAGGTGCCACAATCCCTTACCGTCCAAAACCCGCCTCCGCCCCTGTCATTTTTGCAGGTGGTCAG GCCTATTCCATCCAAGGACAGTACGCAATCCCTCACCCTGAT TTGACCAAGCTCCACCAGTTGGCCATGCAGCAAACCCCCTTTACTCCCCTCGGACAGACCACCCCTGCTTTCCCTG GTATGGATGCCAGTCCCCAGGCAAGTACTCATGAACTCACCATACCAAATGAT CTAATAGGTTGCATCATCGGACGCCAAGGGACCAAAATCAATGAGATTCGACAGATGTCTGGAGCACAAATCAAAATTGCAAGCGCCATGGAGGGGTCAGCAGAGCGCCAGATAACAATCACTGGAAGCCCAGCTAACATCAGCCTCGCTCAGTACCTCATTAACGCTAG GCTGACGTCTGAGGTTACTGGGATGGGCACTCTGTAA
- the PCBP3 gene encoding poly(rC)-binding protein 3 isoform X6 → MESKVSEGGLNVTMTIRLLMHGKEVGSIIGKKGETVKKMREESGARINISEGNCPERIVTITGPTDAIFKAFAMIAYKFEEDIINSMSNSTATSKPPVTLRLVVPASQCGSLIGKGGSKIKEIRESTGAQVQVAGDMLPNSTERAVTISGTPDAIIQCVKQICVVMLESPPKGATIPYRPKPASAPVIFAGGQAYSIQGQYAIPHPDLTKLHQLAMQQTPFTPLGQTTPAFPGEKLPLHSSEEAQNLMGQSTGMDASPQASTHELTIPNDLIGCIIGRQGTKINEIRQMSGAQIKIASAMEGSAERQITITGSPANISLAQYLINARLTSEVTGMGTL, encoded by the exons ATGGAATCCAAAGTATCAGAAGGGGGTTTAAACGTGACGATGACAATTCGTCTACTAATGCATGGAAAG gaaGTCGGAAGCATTATTGGAAAG AAAGGAGAAACTGTGAAGAAAATGAGGGAAGAG agtgGGGCTCGAATTAACATTTCAGAAGGGAACTGTCCCGAAAGGATTGTTACAATAACTGGACCAACGGATGCTATATTCAAGGCCTTTGCAATGATTGCTTATAAATTTGAAGAG GATATCATAAATTCAATGAGTAACAGCACTGCAACCAGCAAACCTCCAGTCACTTTAAGGCTTGTGGTACCAGCAAGTCAATGTGGCTCCTTGATTGGAAAAGGTGGCTCAAAGATCAAGGAGATCAGAGAG TCTACAGGTGCTCAAGTGCAGGTAGCAGGAGATATGCTGCCTAACTCCACGGAAAGGGCAGTAACCATTTCAGGCACCCCTGATGCCATCATCCAGTGTGTGAAGCAGATATGTGTGGTGATGCTGGAG TCCCCACCAAAAGGTGCCACAATCCCTTACCGTCCAAAACCCGCCTCCGCCCCTGTCATTTTTGCAGGTGGTCAG GCCTATTCCATCCAAGGACAGTACGCAATCCCTCACCCTGAT TTGACCAAGCTCCACCAGTTGGCCATGCAGCAAACCCCCTTTACTCCCCTCGGACAGACCACCCCTGCTTTCCCTG GAGAAAAGCTGCCCTTACATTCCTCTGAAGAAGCTCAAAACTTGATGGGACAGTCCACAG GTATGGATGCCAGTCCCCAGGCAAGTACTCATGAACTCACCATACCAAATGAT CTAATAGGTTGCATCATCGGACGCCAAGGGACCAAAATCAATGAGATTCGACAGATGTCTGGAGCACAAATCAAAATTGCAAGCGCCATGGAGGGGTCAGCAGAGCGCCAGATAACAATCACTGGAAGCCCAGCTAACATCAGCCTCGCTCAGTACCTCATTAACGCTAG GCTGACGTCTGAGGTTACTGGGATGGGCACTCTGTAA
- the PCBP3 gene encoding poly(rC)-binding protein 3 isoform X5: MESKVSEGGLNVTMTIRLLMHGKEVGSIIGKKGETVKKMREESGARINISEGNCPERIVTITGPTDAIFKAFAMIAYKFEEDIINSMSNSTATSKPPVTLRLVVPASQCGSLIGKGGSKIKEIRESTGAQVQVAGDMLPNSTERAVTISGTPDAIIQCVKQICVVMLESPPKGATIPYRPKPASAPVIFAGGQAYSIQGQYAIPHPDQLTKLHQLAMQQTPFTPLGQTTPAFPGEKLPLHSSEEAQNLMGQSTGMDASPQASTHELTIPNDLIGCIIGRQGTKINEIRQMSGAQIKIASAMEGSAERQITITGSPANISLAQYLINARLTSEVTGMGTL; the protein is encoded by the exons ATGGAATCCAAAGTATCAGAAGGGGGTTTAAACGTGACGATGACAATTCGTCTACTAATGCATGGAAAG gaaGTCGGAAGCATTATTGGAAAG AAAGGAGAAACTGTGAAGAAAATGAGGGAAGAG agtgGGGCTCGAATTAACATTTCAGAAGGGAACTGTCCCGAAAGGATTGTTACAATAACTGGACCAACGGATGCTATATTCAAGGCCTTTGCAATGATTGCTTATAAATTTGAAGAG GATATCATAAATTCAATGAGTAACAGCACTGCAACCAGCAAACCTCCAGTCACTTTAAGGCTTGTGGTACCAGCAAGTCAATGTGGCTCCTTGATTGGAAAAGGTGGCTCAAAGATCAAGGAGATCAGAGAG TCTACAGGTGCTCAAGTGCAGGTAGCAGGAGATATGCTGCCTAACTCCACGGAAAGGGCAGTAACCATTTCAGGCACCCCTGATGCCATCATCCAGTGTGTGAAGCAGATATGTGTGGTGATGCTGGAG TCCCCACCAAAAGGTGCCACAATCCCTTACCGTCCAAAACCCGCCTCCGCCCCTGTCATTTTTGCAGGTGGTCAG GCCTATTCCATCCAAGGACAGTACGCAATCCCTCACCCTGAT CAGTTGACCAAGCTCCACCAGTTGGCCATGCAGCAAACCCCCTTTACTCCCCTCGGACAGACCACCCCTGCTTTCCCTG GAGAAAAGCTGCCCTTACATTCCTCTGAAGAAGCTCAAAACTTGATGGGACAGTCCACAG GTATGGATGCCAGTCCCCAGGCAAGTACTCATGAACTCACCATACCAAATGAT CTAATAGGTTGCATCATCGGACGCCAAGGGACCAAAATCAATGAGATTCGACAGATGTCTGGAGCACAAATCAAAATTGCAAGCGCCATGGAGGGGTCAGCAGAGCGCCAGATAACAATCACTGGAAGCCCAGCTAACATCAGCCTCGCTCAGTACCTCATTAACGCTAG GCTGACGTCTGAGGTTACTGGGATGGGCACTCTGTAA
- the PCBP3 gene encoding poly(rC)-binding protein 3 isoform X10 has protein sequence MESKVSEGGLNVTMTIRLLMHGKEVGSIIGKKGETVKKMREESGARINISEGNCPERIVTITGPTDAIFKAFAMIAYKFEEDIINSMSNSTATSKPPVTLRLVVPASQCGSLIGKGGSKIKEIRESTGAQVQVAGDMLPNSTERAVTISGTPDAIIQCVKQICVVMLEAYSIQGQYAIPHPDQLTKLHQLAMQQTPFTPLGQTTPAFPGEKLPLHSSEEAQNLMGQSTGMDASPQASTHELTIPNDLIGCIIGRQGTKINEIRQMSGAQIKIASAMEGSAERQITITGSPANISLAQYLINARLTSEVTGMGTL, from the exons ATGGAATCCAAAGTATCAGAAGGGGGTTTAAACGTGACGATGACAATTCGTCTACTAATGCATGGAAAG gaaGTCGGAAGCATTATTGGAAAG AAAGGAGAAACTGTGAAGAAAATGAGGGAAGAG agtgGGGCTCGAATTAACATTTCAGAAGGGAACTGTCCCGAAAGGATTGTTACAATAACTGGACCAACGGATGCTATATTCAAGGCCTTTGCAATGATTGCTTATAAATTTGAAGAG GATATCATAAATTCAATGAGTAACAGCACTGCAACCAGCAAACCTCCAGTCACTTTAAGGCTTGTGGTACCAGCAAGTCAATGTGGCTCCTTGATTGGAAAAGGTGGCTCAAAGATCAAGGAGATCAGAGAG TCTACAGGTGCTCAAGTGCAGGTAGCAGGAGATATGCTGCCTAACTCCACGGAAAGGGCAGTAACCATTTCAGGCACCCCTGATGCCATCATCCAGTGTGTGAAGCAGATATGTGTGGTGATGCTGGAG GCCTATTCCATCCAAGGACAGTACGCAATCCCTCACCCTGAT CAGTTGACCAAGCTCCACCAGTTGGCCATGCAGCAAACCCCCTTTACTCCCCTCGGACAGACCACCCCTGCTTTCCCTG GAGAAAAGCTGCCCTTACATTCCTCTGAAGAAGCTCAAAACTTGATGGGACAGTCCACAG GTATGGATGCCAGTCCCCAGGCAAGTACTCATGAACTCACCATACCAAATGAT CTAATAGGTTGCATCATCGGACGCCAAGGGACCAAAATCAATGAGATTCGACAGATGTCTGGAGCACAAATCAAAATTGCAAGCGCCATGGAGGGGTCAGCAGAGCGCCAGATAACAATCACTGGAAGCCCAGCTAACATCAGCCTCGCTCAGTACCTCATTAACGCTAG GCTGACGTCTGAGGTTACTGGGATGGGCACTCTGTAA
- the PCBP3 gene encoding poly(rC)-binding protein 3 isoform X3, translating into MESKVSEGGLNVTMTIRLLMHGKEVGSIIGKKGETVKKMREESGARINISEGNCPERIVTITGPTDAIFKAFAMIAYKFEEDIINSMSNSTATSKPPVTLRLVVPASQCGSLIGKGGSKIKEIRESTGAQVQVAGDMLPNSTERAVTISGTPDAIIQCVKQICVVMLESPPKGATIPYRPKPASAPVIFAGGQVRADPLGASTANLSLLLQHQPLPAYSIQGQYAIPHPDQLTKLHQLAMQQTPFTPLGQTTPAFPGMDASPQASTHELTIPNDLIGCIIGRQGTKINEIRQMSGAQIKIASAMEGSAERQITITGSPANISLAQYLINARLTSEVTGMGTL; encoded by the exons ATGGAATCCAAAGTATCAGAAGGGGGTTTAAACGTGACGATGACAATTCGTCTACTAATGCATGGAAAG gaaGTCGGAAGCATTATTGGAAAG AAAGGAGAAACTGTGAAGAAAATGAGGGAAGAG agtgGGGCTCGAATTAACATTTCAGAAGGGAACTGTCCCGAAAGGATTGTTACAATAACTGGACCAACGGATGCTATATTCAAGGCCTTTGCAATGATTGCTTATAAATTTGAAGAG GATATCATAAATTCAATGAGTAACAGCACTGCAACCAGCAAACCTCCAGTCACTTTAAGGCTTGTGGTACCAGCAAGTCAATGTGGCTCCTTGATTGGAAAAGGTGGCTCAAAGATCAAGGAGATCAGAGAG TCTACAGGTGCTCAAGTGCAGGTAGCAGGAGATATGCTGCCTAACTCCACGGAAAGGGCAGTAACCATTTCAGGCACCCCTGATGCCATCATCCAGTGTGTGAAGCAGATATGTGTGGTGATGCTGGAG TCCCCACCAAAAGGTGCCACAATCCCTTACCGTCCAAAACCCGCCTCCGCCCCTGTCATTTTTGCAGGTGGTCAGGTAAGAGCGGACCCACTGGGTGCCTCCACTGCCAACCTCAGCCTATTGCTGCAGCACCAGCCTCTGCCC GCCTATTCCATCCAAGGACAGTACGCAATCCCTCACCCTGAT CAGTTGACCAAGCTCCACCAGTTGGCCATGCAGCAAACCCCCTTTACTCCCCTCGGACAGACCACCCCTGCTTTCCCTG GTATGGATGCCAGTCCCCAGGCAAGTACTCATGAACTCACCATACCAAATGAT CTAATAGGTTGCATCATCGGACGCCAAGGGACCAAAATCAATGAGATTCGACAGATGTCTGGAGCACAAATCAAAATTGCAAGCGCCATGGAGGGGTCAGCAGAGCGCCAGATAACAATCACTGGAAGCCCAGCTAACATCAGCCTCGCTCAGTACCTCATTAACGCTAG GCTGACGTCTGAGGTTACTGGGATGGGCACTCTGTAA
- the PCBP3 gene encoding poly(rC)-binding protein 3 isoform X11 codes for MESKVSEGGLNVTMTIRLLMHGKEVGSIIGKKGETVKKMREESGARINISEGNCPERIVTITGPTDAIFKAFAMIAYKFEEDIINSMSNSTATSKPPVTLRLVVPASQCGSLIGKGGSKIKEIRESTGAQVQVAGDMLPNSTERAVTISGTPDAIIQCVKQICVVMLEAYSIQGQYAIPHPDLTKLHQLAMQQTPFTPLGQTTPAFPGEKLPLHSSEEAQNLMGQSTGMDASPQASTHELTIPNDLIGCIIGRQGTKINEIRQMSGAQIKIASAMEGSAERQITITGSPANISLAQYLINARLTSEVTGMGTL; via the exons ATGGAATCCAAAGTATCAGAAGGGGGTTTAAACGTGACGATGACAATTCGTCTACTAATGCATGGAAAG gaaGTCGGAAGCATTATTGGAAAG AAAGGAGAAACTGTGAAGAAAATGAGGGAAGAG agtgGGGCTCGAATTAACATTTCAGAAGGGAACTGTCCCGAAAGGATTGTTACAATAACTGGACCAACGGATGCTATATTCAAGGCCTTTGCAATGATTGCTTATAAATTTGAAGAG GATATCATAAATTCAATGAGTAACAGCACTGCAACCAGCAAACCTCCAGTCACTTTAAGGCTTGTGGTACCAGCAAGTCAATGTGGCTCCTTGATTGGAAAAGGTGGCTCAAAGATCAAGGAGATCAGAGAG TCTACAGGTGCTCAAGTGCAGGTAGCAGGAGATATGCTGCCTAACTCCACGGAAAGGGCAGTAACCATTTCAGGCACCCCTGATGCCATCATCCAGTGTGTGAAGCAGATATGTGTGGTGATGCTGGAG GCCTATTCCATCCAAGGACAGTACGCAATCCCTCACCCTGAT TTGACCAAGCTCCACCAGTTGGCCATGCAGCAAACCCCCTTTACTCCCCTCGGACAGACCACCCCTGCTTTCCCTG GAGAAAAGCTGCCCTTACATTCCTCTGAAGAAGCTCAAAACTTGATGGGACAGTCCACAG GTATGGATGCCAGTCCCCAGGCAAGTACTCATGAACTCACCATACCAAATGAT CTAATAGGTTGCATCATCGGACGCCAAGGGACCAAAATCAATGAGATTCGACAGATGTCTGGAGCACAAATCAAAATTGCAAGCGCCATGGAGGGGTCAGCAGAGCGCCAGATAACAATCACTGGAAGCCCAGCTAACATCAGCCTCGCTCAGTACCTCATTAACGCTAG GCTGACGTCTGAGGTTACTGGGATGGGCACTCTGTAA
- the PCBP3 gene encoding poly(rC)-binding protein 3 isoform X1 → MESKVSEGGLNVTMTIRLLMHGKEVGSIIGKKGETVKKMREESGARINISEGNCPERIVTITGPTDAIFKAFAMIAYKFEEDIINSMSNSTATSKPPVTLRLVVPASQCGSLIGKGGSKIKEIRESTGAQVQVAGDMLPNSTERAVTISGTPDAIIQCVKQICVVMLESPPKGATIPYRPKPASAPVIFAGGQVRADPLGASTANLSLLLQHQPLPAYSIQGQYAIPHPDQLTKLHQLAMQQTPFTPLGQTTPAFPGEKLPLHSSEEAQNLMGQSTGMDASPQASTHELTIPNDLIGCIIGRQGTKINEIRQMSGAQIKIASAMEGSAERQITITGSPANISLAQYLINARLTSEVTGMGTL, encoded by the exons ATGGAATCCAAAGTATCAGAAGGGGGTTTAAACGTGACGATGACAATTCGTCTACTAATGCATGGAAAG gaaGTCGGAAGCATTATTGGAAAG AAAGGAGAAACTGTGAAGAAAATGAGGGAAGAG agtgGGGCTCGAATTAACATTTCAGAAGGGAACTGTCCCGAAAGGATTGTTACAATAACTGGACCAACGGATGCTATATTCAAGGCCTTTGCAATGATTGCTTATAAATTTGAAGAG GATATCATAAATTCAATGAGTAACAGCACTGCAACCAGCAAACCTCCAGTCACTTTAAGGCTTGTGGTACCAGCAAGTCAATGTGGCTCCTTGATTGGAAAAGGTGGCTCAAAGATCAAGGAGATCAGAGAG TCTACAGGTGCTCAAGTGCAGGTAGCAGGAGATATGCTGCCTAACTCCACGGAAAGGGCAGTAACCATTTCAGGCACCCCTGATGCCATCATCCAGTGTGTGAAGCAGATATGTGTGGTGATGCTGGAG TCCCCACCAAAAGGTGCCACAATCCCTTACCGTCCAAAACCCGCCTCCGCCCCTGTCATTTTTGCAGGTGGTCAGGTAAGAGCGGACCCACTGGGTGCCTCCACTGCCAACCTCAGCCTATTGCTGCAGCACCAGCCTCTGCCC GCCTATTCCATCCAAGGACAGTACGCAATCCCTCACCCTGAT CAGTTGACCAAGCTCCACCAGTTGGCCATGCAGCAAACCCCCTTTACTCCCCTCGGACAGACCACCCCTGCTTTCCCTG GAGAAAAGCTGCCCTTACATTCCTCTGAAGAAGCTCAAAACTTGATGGGACAGTCCACAG GTATGGATGCCAGTCCCCAGGCAAGTACTCATGAACTCACCATACCAAATGAT CTAATAGGTTGCATCATCGGACGCCAAGGGACCAAAATCAATGAGATTCGACAGATGTCTGGAGCACAAATCAAAATTGCAAGCGCCATGGAGGGGTCAGCAGAGCGCCAGATAACAATCACTGGAAGCCCAGCTAACATCAGCCTCGCTCAGTACCTCATTAACGCTAG GCTGACGTCTGAGGTTACTGGGATGGGCACTCTGTAA
- the PCBP3 gene encoding poly(rC)-binding protein 3 isoform X7: MESKVSEGGLNVTMTIRLLMHGKEVGSIIGKKGETVKKMREESGARINISEGNCPERIVTITGPTDAIFKAFAMIAYKFEEDIINSMSNSTATSKPPVTLRLVVPASQCGSLIGKGGSKIKEIRESTGAQVQVAGDMLPNSTERAVTISGTPDAIIQCVKQICVVMLEVQCIGVAAYSIQGQYAIPHPDQLTKLHQLAMQQTPFTPLGQTTPAFPGEKLPLHSSEEAQNLMGQSTGMDASPQASTHELTIPNDLIGCIIGRQGTKINEIRQMSGAQIKIASAMEGSAERQITITGSPANISLAQYLINARLTSEVTGMGTL, translated from the exons ATGGAATCCAAAGTATCAGAAGGGGGTTTAAACGTGACGATGACAATTCGTCTACTAATGCATGGAAAG gaaGTCGGAAGCATTATTGGAAAG AAAGGAGAAACTGTGAAGAAAATGAGGGAAGAG agtgGGGCTCGAATTAACATTTCAGAAGGGAACTGTCCCGAAAGGATTGTTACAATAACTGGACCAACGGATGCTATATTCAAGGCCTTTGCAATGATTGCTTATAAATTTGAAGAG GATATCATAAATTCAATGAGTAACAGCACTGCAACCAGCAAACCTCCAGTCACTTTAAGGCTTGTGGTACCAGCAAGTCAATGTGGCTCCTTGATTGGAAAAGGTGGCTCAAAGATCAAGGAGATCAGAGAG TCTACAGGTGCTCAAGTGCAGGTAGCAGGAGATATGCTGCCTAACTCCACGGAAAGGGCAGTAACCATTTCAGGCACCCCTGATGCCATCATCCAGTGTGTGAAGCAGATATGTGTGGTGATGCTGGAGGTACAGTGTATCGGAGTAGCG GCCTATTCCATCCAAGGACAGTACGCAATCCCTCACCCTGAT CAGTTGACCAAGCTCCACCAGTTGGCCATGCAGCAAACCCCCTTTACTCCCCTCGGACAGACCACCCCTGCTTTCCCTG GAGAAAAGCTGCCCTTACATTCCTCTGAAGAAGCTCAAAACTTGATGGGACAGTCCACAG GTATGGATGCCAGTCCCCAGGCAAGTACTCATGAACTCACCATACCAAATGAT CTAATAGGTTGCATCATCGGACGCCAAGGGACCAAAATCAATGAGATTCGACAGATGTCTGGAGCACAAATCAAAATTGCAAGCGCCATGGAGGGGTCAGCAGAGCGCCAGATAACAATCACTGGAAGCCCAGCTAACATCAGCCTCGCTCAGTACCTCATTAACGCTAG GCTGACGTCTGAGGTTACTGGGATGGGCACTCTGTAA
- the PCBP3 gene encoding poly(rC)-binding protein 3 isoform X4 — protein sequence MESKVSEGGLNVTMTIRLLMHGKEVGSIIGKKGETVKKMREESGARINISEGNCPERIVTITGPTDAIFKAFAMIAYKFEEDIINSMSNSTATSKPPVTLRLVVPASQCGSLIGKGGSKIKEIRESTGAQVQVAGDMLPNSTERAVTISGTPDAIIQCVKQICVVMLESPPKGATIPYRPKPASAPVIFAGGQVRADPLGASTANLSLLLQHQPLPAYSIQGQYAIPHPDLTKLHQLAMQQTPFTPLGQTTPAFPGMDASPQASTHELTIPNDLIGCIIGRQGTKINEIRQMSGAQIKIASAMEGSAERQITITGSPANISLAQYLINARLTSEVTGMGTL from the exons ATGGAATCCAAAGTATCAGAAGGGGGTTTAAACGTGACGATGACAATTCGTCTACTAATGCATGGAAAG gaaGTCGGAAGCATTATTGGAAAG AAAGGAGAAACTGTGAAGAAAATGAGGGAAGAG agtgGGGCTCGAATTAACATTTCAGAAGGGAACTGTCCCGAAAGGATTGTTACAATAACTGGACCAACGGATGCTATATTCAAGGCCTTTGCAATGATTGCTTATAAATTTGAAGAG GATATCATAAATTCAATGAGTAACAGCACTGCAACCAGCAAACCTCCAGTCACTTTAAGGCTTGTGGTACCAGCAAGTCAATGTGGCTCCTTGATTGGAAAAGGTGGCTCAAAGATCAAGGAGATCAGAGAG TCTACAGGTGCTCAAGTGCAGGTAGCAGGAGATATGCTGCCTAACTCCACGGAAAGGGCAGTAACCATTTCAGGCACCCCTGATGCCATCATCCAGTGTGTGAAGCAGATATGTGTGGTGATGCTGGAG TCCCCACCAAAAGGTGCCACAATCCCTTACCGTCCAAAACCCGCCTCCGCCCCTGTCATTTTTGCAGGTGGTCAGGTAAGAGCGGACCCACTGGGTGCCTCCACTGCCAACCTCAGCCTATTGCTGCAGCACCAGCCTCTGCCC GCCTATTCCATCCAAGGACAGTACGCAATCCCTCACCCTGAT TTGACCAAGCTCCACCAGTTGGCCATGCAGCAAACCCCCTTTACTCCCCTCGGACAGACCACCCCTGCTTTCCCTG GTATGGATGCCAGTCCCCAGGCAAGTACTCATGAACTCACCATACCAAATGAT CTAATAGGTTGCATCATCGGACGCCAAGGGACCAAAATCAATGAGATTCGACAGATGTCTGGAGCACAAATCAAAATTGCAAGCGCCATGGAGGGGTCAGCAGAGCGCCAGATAACAATCACTGGAAGCCCAGCTAACATCAGCCTCGCTCAGTACCTCATTAACGCTAG GCTGACGTCTGAGGTTACTGGGATGGGCACTCTGTAA